A section of the Anabaena cylindrica PCC 7122 genome encodes:
- a CDS encoding CGLD27 family protein codes for MMKSSVSNCPVPTEQQPLNEYEELKNAWLFRDSAAKWRDYTSKIFWIWSWSWLLAGPVAAASFPPQKNMVYFVLCGAATASVGVVMVLVRLYLGWFYVRDRLYSPTVFYEESGWYDGQTWTKPQEVITRDRLIVSYEIKPILQRLQITFAALALMYLIGTIVWHLL; via the coding sequence ATGATGAAATCCTCGGTTTCTAATTGCCCAGTTCCTACAGAACAACAACCGCTCAATGAGTACGAAGAGTTAAAAAATGCGTGGCTGTTTCGTGATAGCGCTGCAAAGTGGCGCGATTACACCAGCAAAATTTTTTGGATTTGGAGTTGGTCGTGGCTATTGGCAGGGCCTGTAGCTGCGGCCAGCTTTCCTCCACAAAAGAATATGGTTTATTTTGTGCTTTGTGGAGCAGCCACAGCAAGCGTTGGGGTGGTGATGGTATTGGTGCGGTTGTACTTGGGTTGGTTCTATGTGCGCGATCGCCTTTACAGTCCCACAGTATTCTATGAAGAATCTGGTTGGTACGACGGACAAACCTGGACAAAACCCCAGGAAGTCATCACACGCGATCGCTTGATTGTCTCCTACGAAATTAAACCCATTCTCCAACGCTTACAAATTACCTTTGCAGCCTTGGCTTTAATGTATCTTATTGGTACTATAGTTTGGCATTTGTTATAA